One Rhizobiales bacterium GAS188 DNA window includes the following coding sequences:
- a CDS encoding 4-hydroxybenzoate polyprenyltransferase — translation MLSSAPMIEDQVAAAIPLVVDLDGTLIRSDLLVESFFQSFGDDWLAPAALLRPLLRGKAQLKAAIADRTEIDPSELPYDEAVLARIRAAISQGRKAYLASASHERYVAAIAAHLGLFSGWFASDMTRNLSGPAKAARLVEAFGQHGFDYIGNDEADLPVWAAAATPIGIRVAPGTRRRLSHMAPQAEFLPSERASLTDWLKLIRVHQYAKNALIFIPLLTAQKFQAASFLIALTAFIAFSLCASGVYILNDLVDLAADRCHPTKKNRPLAAGTIPPFEGIVAACLLLCSAVIIGATVSPMFLGVLVAYFALTSAYTFALKRKMLVDVIVLAMLYTIRVIGGAAAVDVPMSEWLLGFSMFIFTALALIKRYTELSVRLDGDLPDPSNRNYKIGDLPIVATLAAAAGFNAVTVFALYISSDTVHRLYRHPLLLWLICPILMYWIGRALMLAHRRMMDDDPIVFALKDWRSRVCVGMVGLILLAAI, via the coding sequence ATGCTAAGCTCTGCTCCCATGATCGAGGATCAAGTCGCTGCCGCCATTCCCCTGGTCGTCGATCTCGACGGCACGCTGATCCGTAGCGATCTGCTCGTCGAATCCTTTTTCCAGAGCTTCGGCGATGACTGGCTGGCGCCCGCCGCCCTCTTGCGGCCGCTCCTGCGCGGCAAGGCGCAGCTGAAGGCGGCCATCGCCGATCGCACCGAGATCGACCCCTCCGAGCTGCCTTACGACGAAGCCGTGCTGGCCCGCATCCGCGCGGCGATCTCGCAAGGCCGAAAGGCCTACCTCGCTTCGGCCAGCCATGAGCGTTATGTGGCGGCGATCGCCGCTCATCTCGGGCTGTTCTCGGGCTGGTTCGCTTCGGACATGACCCGCAATCTGTCCGGCCCCGCCAAGGCGGCACGCCTGGTCGAGGCCTTCGGCCAGCATGGCTTCGACTATATCGGCAATGACGAGGCCGATCTCCCGGTCTGGGCGGCGGCGGCGACCCCGATCGGCATCAGGGTTGCGCCCGGCACGCGCCGGCGGCTGAGCCACATGGCGCCGCAGGCCGAGTTTCTGCCCTCCGAGCGGGCCTCGCTGACCGATTGGCTGAAGCTGATCCGCGTCCACCAATATGCGAAGAACGCCCTGATATTCATTCCGCTGCTGACCGCGCAGAAATTCCAGGCAGCCTCCTTCCTGATCGCGCTCACGGCCTTCATCGCCTTCTCGCTCTGCGCCTCGGGCGTCTACATCCTCAACGATCTCGTCGATCTCGCGGCCGATCGCTGCCACCCGACGAAGAAGAACCGCCCGCTCGCGGCCGGCACCATCCCGCCTTTCGAGGGCATCGTCGCGGCCTGCCTGCTGCTCTGCAGCGCCGTGATCATCGGCGCGACGGTATCGCCTATGTTTCTCGGCGTTCTCGTCGCCTATTTCGCCCTGACGAGCGCCTACACATTTGCGCTCAAGCGCAAGATGCTCGTCGACGTCATCGTCCTGGCGATGCTCTACACCATCAGGGTCATCGGGGGCGCGGCCGCCGTCGACGTGCCGATGTCGGAGTGGCTGCTCGGCTTTTCCATGTTCATCTTCACGGCGCTGGCGCTGATCAAGAGATATACTGAATTGTCGGTACGCCTCGACGGCGATCTGCCTGATCCGTCGAACCGCAACTACAAGATCGGCGACCTGCCTATCGTGGCGACCCTCGCAGCCGCTGCGGGCTTCAACGCGGTCACCGTCTTCGCGCTCTATATCTCCTCCGACACGGTGCACCGTCTCTATCGCCACCCGCTCCTGCTCTGGCTGATCTGCCCGATCCTGATGTACTGGATCGGCCGGGCGTTGATGCTGGCTCACCGGCGCATGATGGACGACGACCCGATCGTCTTCGCCTTGAAGGATTGGCGCAGCCGCGTCTGCGTCGGCATGGTCGGCCTCATCCTGCTCGCCGCGATCTAA
- a CDS encoding Putative flippase GtrA (transmembrane translocase of bactoprenol-linked glucose) gives MVDPSGSIASRYPISGYAIFRRYVAFAFVSGLANLVTQALSIRVAPIYPLQLSILCGTATGFLVKYLLDRRWIFFDEYDGRASELRKIIVYGLFGVGTTLLFWGVELAFLHIGGTDEAKYAGAAIGLAIGNVLKYLLDRKYVFKARPA, from the coding sequence ATGGTCGACCCATCCGGCAGCATCGCTTCGCGCTACCCGATTTCCGGCTATGCGATCTTTCGGCGCTATGTGGCGTTCGCGTTCGTGTCAGGGCTTGCGAACCTCGTGACCCAAGCTTTGTCCATACGTGTCGCGCCCATCTACCCCCTCCAGCTCTCGATCCTGTGCGGCACCGCCACGGGCTTCCTGGTCAAATACCTGCTCGACAGGCGCTGGATCTTCTTCGACGAATATGACGGGCGGGCGAGCGAGTTGCGCAAGATCATCGTCTACGGCCTGTTCGGCGTCGGCACCACCTTGCTCTTCTGGGGCGTGGAGCTCGCCTTCTTGCACATCGGGGGAACCGATGAAGCGAAATACGCCGGCGCCGCCATCGGGCTCGCGATCGGCAACGTCCTGAAATATCTGCTCGACCGGAAATACGTCTTCAAGGCGCGGCCGGCATGA
- a CDS encoding FAD/FMN-containing dehydrogenase, producing the protein MIELSGWGRYPVVATELHSPSSPEQLRALLPKLDDHVARGNGRAYGDAAIGLRNTVSTGHLDRMRSFDAATGRLTVESGVSLSDIIAALLPRGFFPPVVPGTKFVSVGGMIAADVHGKNHHKDGGFGTHVETLSLALGNGEVVTCSARENPELFAATVGGMGLTGTILEASFRLRCVETAWIRQRTLIADNLEAAMRILESEDASTYSVAWIDCLARGAALGRSLIYLGEHATAADLTAAANRAPFPKARGRRLAVPFDLPGFTLNSLSVAAFNEIYFRRGAARAGRTEIIPCDPYFFPLDGLLEWNRIYGRRGFVQHQCVIPTTQAARTLAEIIGRIAQRREGSFLAVLKKLGAGSGLMSFPMPGFTLALDFPVRPGLFAFLDEIDRLVTEAGGRVYLAKDARQSRRTFEAGYPALAEFQAVRQGAARSSNIRSHLSERLGI; encoded by the coding sequence ATGATCGAGCTCTCCGGATGGGGGCGCTACCCTGTCGTTGCGACCGAGCTGCATTCGCCCTCGTCGCCTGAGCAACTGCGCGCCCTGTTGCCGAAGCTCGACGACCATGTGGCGCGCGGCAATGGCCGCGCCTATGGCGATGCCGCGATCGGCCTGCGCAACACTGTCTCGACCGGGCATCTCGACCGCATGCGCAGCTTCGACGCTGCGACCGGACGCTTGACGGTCGAATCAGGTGTCAGTCTCAGCGACATCATCGCCGCCCTCCTGCCCCGCGGCTTTTTCCCTCCCGTCGTTCCAGGCACCAAATTCGTGAGCGTCGGCGGCATGATTGCCGCGGATGTGCACGGCAAGAACCATCACAAGGACGGCGGTTTCGGCACGCATGTCGAGACGCTGAGTCTCGCTTTGGGCAATGGCGAGGTCGTGACCTGCTCAGCCAGGGAAAACCCCGAGCTCTTCGCCGCGACGGTCGGCGGCATGGGGCTGACCGGCACCATCCTCGAGGCGAGCTTTCGCCTGCGCTGCGTCGAGACCGCCTGGATCCGGCAGCGAACCCTCATTGCCGATAATCTCGAGGCGGCGATGCGGATATTGGAGAGCGAAGACGCATCGACCTATTCGGTCGCCTGGATCGATTGCCTGGCCAGAGGCGCGGCGCTTGGCCGATCGCTCATCTATCTCGGCGAGCACGCCACGGCCGCCGATCTGACGGCGGCTGCGAACCGAGCGCCGTTTCCGAAAGCTCGCGGCCGACGGCTCGCCGTGCCTTTCGATCTGCCGGGCTTCACCTTGAATTCCTTGAGCGTCGCGGCTTTCAACGAGATCTATTTTCGACGCGGTGCGGCCCGCGCGGGCCGAACCGAGATCATCCCCTGTGACCCCTATTTTTTTCCGCTCGACGGCTTGCTCGAATGGAACCGCATCTATGGCCGCCGGGGTTTCGTGCAGCATCAATGCGTCATACCGACAACGCAGGCCGCCCGCACGCTCGCCGAGATTATCGGGCGCATCGCTCAGCGCCGCGAAGGTTCCTTTCTCGCAGTGCTCAAGAAGCTCGGCGCAGGCTCCGGGCTGATGTCCTTCCCGATGCCGGGCTTCACGCTCGCTCTCGACTTTCCGGTCCGCCCCGGCCTCTTCGCCTTTCTGGACGAGATCGACCGGCTGGTCACCGAAGCTGGCGGGCGCGTCTATCTCGCCAAGGATGCGCGCCAATCGAGACGAACCTTCGAGGCCGGATATCCTGCGCTCGCCGAGTTCCAGGCGGTCCGGCAAGGTGCGGCCCGATCCTCCAATATTCGATCCCACCTGTCCGAGCGTCTCGGCATCTGA
- a CDS encoding Membrane protein involved in the export of O-antigen and teichoic acid: protein MLLYHTLLYLPAQLLGPAFQLLAAVVWTHWLSPSEYGVLALIIAAQELVFSLCLSWWSQYTTRYYAAHQEEGSTARFQPTENSVLLGSVLLQTLVASIALAFSDARLDLALVGATVLFTVTRSIATYLGERARASGRIAAYTLAQTSGPVIGCLIGFAVVLEGHASATAVLAGFAIAQTLTLPVLWRMLGLGAVLGLDRGILSIAIRYGAPLLGAGVISWASVNGLRVVVDVFNGAADVGLISVGWNLGQRAAVVAAMLVTAAAYPLAVRRAVTHSRGAALAQLAQAGALLLGVLAPIAVGLLIVNRTAVELLIGPEFQSITIAILPIAVLSGAIRNLRMHYADQTFLLCERSDIALMVCAIEAVLVVPLCIIGLLVKGLVGACLGCLAGHALAAVIIFILAVGRFRLPVPWAHFGRIALATLCMAGLLEGLPWAATRLGLIAEVAAGGLAYAVVIALLYRRELRALLAAWIARSAAPAAP from the coding sequence ATGCTGCTCTATCACACGCTGCTCTATTTGCCGGCCCAACTGCTCGGGCCGGCCTTCCAGTTGCTGGCCGCGGTCGTCTGGACGCATTGGCTCTCGCCCTCGGAATATGGCGTATTGGCGCTCATCATCGCGGCCCAGGAGCTGGTCTTCAGCCTCTGCCTGTCCTGGTGGTCGCAATACACGACCCGTTATTATGCGGCGCATCAGGAAGAGGGTTCGACCGCCCGCTTCCAGCCGACCGAGAACAGCGTGCTCCTGGGCAGCGTGCTGCTGCAGACGCTGGTCGCCTCGATCGCGCTTGCCTTCAGCGATGCGAGGCTCGATCTCGCTCTCGTCGGCGCGACCGTCCTGTTCACCGTGACGCGCTCGATCGCGACCTATCTCGGCGAGCGCGCCCGTGCCTCGGGGCGGATCGCCGCCTACACCTTGGCGCAGACCTCTGGGCCGGTCATCGGCTGCCTCATCGGTTTTGCGGTGGTGCTCGAAGGTCATGCGAGCGCGACGGCGGTGCTGGCCGGCTTCGCAATCGCCCAGACACTCACCTTGCCGGTCTTGTGGCGCATGCTCGGTCTCGGCGCCGTGCTCGGACTCGACCGCGGCATCCTCTCGATCGCCATCCGCTACGGCGCGCCGCTGCTCGGCGCGGGCGTCATTTCCTGGGCGAGCGTCAACGGGCTACGCGTGGTGGTCGACGTCTTCAACGGCGCAGCCGATGTGGGCCTCATATCGGTCGGCTGGAATCTCGGCCAGCGCGCCGCGGTCGTGGCGGCCATGCTGGTGACGGCCGCGGCCTACCCGCTCGCAGTGAGGCGCGCCGTCACCCATTCGCGCGGAGCCGCCCTGGCGCAGCTGGCGCAGGCGGGCGCCTTGCTGCTCGGTGTGCTGGCGCCGATCGCCGTCGGCTTGCTGATCGTCAACCGCACGGCGGTGGAGCTCCTCATCGGCCCGGAGTTCCAGAGCATCACCATCGCGATCCTGCCCATCGCGGTGCTGTCGGGGGCGATCCGCAACCTGCGCATGCACTATGCGGACCAGACTTTCCTGCTCTGCGAGCGCTCGGACATCGCGCTCATGGTTTGCGCCATCGAGGCGGTGCTCGTCGTGCCGCTATGCATCATCGGGCTGCTGGTGAAGGGCCTGGTCGGCGCCTGTCTCGGCTGCCTCGCGGGCCATGCGCTCGCCGCCGTCATCATCTTCATCTTGGCGGTCGGCCGCTTCCGCCTGCCGGTCCCCTGGGCGCATTTCGGCCGCATCGCTCTCGCGACCCTGTGCATGGCGGGCTTGCTCGAAGGGCTGCCTTGGGCCGCAACGCGGCTGGGGCTGATCGCCGAGGTCGCGGCCGGCGGCCTTGCCTATGCGGTCGTGATCGCCCTCCTCTATCGGCGCGAGCTGCGCGCTCTCCTCGCCGCCTGGATCGCGAGATCGGCCGCGCCCGCGGCGCCCTGA
- a CDS encoding Glycosyltransferase involved in cell wall bisynthesis: MRLLGVHRLHYRMGGAEAVHLDHLTLFREKGWECAEFAMEHPQNDPSAFEEYFPAYFEPKNASAAARLGAAARFLHSGEAKRKFAALLDAFRPDIIHIHGIYHQLTPAILAPALKRKIPIVYTLHDYKIICPAYNFFRPEVGPCELCRGGRQWNCAIHRCRQDSYVVSSLYALDGFLQWHRGTIRNTVSAFIGPCRFIVDKFVEHGLAREKLHYVPNFFETADDRPVEPSSVEALRQRYGQFLLYFGRLAVEKGLPLLVEAAKQADVTVVFAGEGKEEDALRAQALSLGLRAHFTGHLKGTELWAHVEAARAIALPSICYENAPKSILEAHARGKVVITTAIGGIPEMVEDGVTGFLVPPNDAASLGNAISRVFAASDAERDRIGGTARARVFATFTRDRYFREMSAVYEQLLQRA, from the coding sequence ATGCGGCTTCTCGGTGTACATCGGTTGCATTACCGGATGGGCGGCGCGGAGGCCGTGCATCTCGATCATCTGACGCTCTTCCGCGAGAAGGGGTGGGAATGCGCCGAGTTCGCGATGGAGCATCCGCAGAACGATCCATCGGCGTTCGAAGAATATTTTCCCGCCTATTTCGAGCCGAAGAATGCAAGCGCCGCCGCTCGGCTCGGGGCGGCCGCACGTTTCCTGCATTCGGGTGAAGCGAAGCGCAAATTCGCCGCCCTCCTCGACGCCTTCCGCCCCGACATCATCCATATCCACGGCATCTACCACCAGTTGACGCCGGCGATCCTGGCGCCCGCGCTGAAGCGCAAGATCCCGATCGTCTACACTTTGCATGACTACAAGATCATCTGCCCAGCCTATAATTTCTTCCGGCCGGAAGTCGGGCCGTGCGAATTGTGCCGCGGCGGGCGTCAATGGAACTGCGCGATACACCGCTGCAGGCAGGATTCCTACGTCGTCAGCTCGCTCTATGCTCTCGACGGCTTCTTGCAATGGCATCGCGGAACGATCCGCAACACAGTCTCGGCCTTCATCGGACCGTGCCGTTTCATCGTCGACAAATTCGTCGAGCATGGCCTAGCGCGTGAAAAGCTTCATTACGTGCCGAATTTCTTCGAGACCGCAGATGACCGGCCAGTCGAGCCGAGCAGCGTCGAGGCGCTGCGCCAGCGCTACGGGCAGTTCCTCTTGTATTTCGGACGCCTCGCCGTCGAGAAGGGATTGCCGCTTCTTGTCGAGGCCGCGAAGCAGGCCGACGTGACCGTCGTCTTTGCCGGAGAGGGCAAGGAAGAGGACGCGCTGAGAGCCCAGGCCTTGTCGCTCGGTCTTCGCGCCCATTTCACCGGGCATCTGAAGGGCACTGAGCTCTGGGCCCATGTCGAGGCGGCCCGGGCCATCGCCTTGCCGTCGATCTGCTACGAGAATGCCCCGAAAAGCATCCTGGAAGCGCATGCCCGCGGCAAGGTCGTGATCACCACGGCGATCGGCGGCATTCCCGAAATGGTGGAAGATGGCGTGACCGGCTTCCTGGTGCCTCCGAATGACGCGGCTTCGCTCGGCAACGCCATTTCTCGGGTCTTCGCCGCGAGCGATGCCGAGCGCGATCGAATCGGTGGGACGGCGCGAGCACGCGTCTTCGCGACCTTCACGCGCGACAGGTATTTTCGCGAGATGAGCGCCGTCTACGAACAGCTGCTTCAACGCGCCTGA
- a CDS encoding Glycosyltransferase involved in cell wall bisynthesis, translated as MALSKLVFYIHSLGRGGAERVIALLASGFARRGVECIVAVEVEARENRAFLDPRVRLVNLGAHHGRATLKFAKLLAEERPDISLSALGVRNLKHVVAAAIAGRLPRAILSYHGHVEAEPRFLDRVSNRLTPLTTRLAARTICVSDWMRRHVVQDLHGSSRRAVTIYNPVSIEAAHPAAHAAELSRRDPVILAVGRLEPVKDFALLIAAFASLEQPRAKLVIIGEGPQRAALEAQARKLGVAERVEMPGYVDEPWDRFASARVCAISSLSESFSNVAVEALAHGLPVVSTDCGGPAEIISRPQEGVLVPVGDEAALAAALQAALEDPGDPAPRVARAEVFSIDRAVEAYERLFEEVASEAGGQAHGG; from the coding sequence ATGGCGCTGAGCAAGCTCGTCTTCTACATCCATTCGCTCGGCCGGGGTGGGGCCGAACGCGTCATTGCGCTGCTCGCCTCCGGCTTCGCGCGGCGCGGCGTCGAATGCATCGTCGCGGTCGAGGTGGAGGCGCGGGAGAACAGAGCCTTCCTTGATCCGCGTGTGCGCCTGGTCAACCTCGGCGCCCATCATGGGCGTGCCACGCTGAAATTCGCGAAGCTGCTCGCCGAGGAACGCCCGGACATCTCGCTCTCGGCTCTCGGCGTGCGCAATCTCAAACATGTCGTCGCGGCAGCGATCGCCGGTCGCCTGCCGCGCGCCATCCTGTCCTATCACGGTCATGTCGAGGCCGAGCCGCGCTTCCTCGACCGCGTATCGAACCGGCTGACACCGTTGACGACGCGGCTGGCCGCCCGAACCATCTGCGTCTCGGACTGGATGCGCCGCCATGTGGTGCAGGATCTGCATGGCAGCTCTCGCCGCGCCGTGACCATCTACAATCCGGTGTCGATCGAGGCGGCGCATCCGGCCGCCCATGCGGCCGAGCTGTCGCGGCGCGATCCGGTGATCCTGGCCGTCGGCCGCCTGGAGCCGGTGAAAGATTTTGCGCTCTTGATCGCGGCCTTCGCGAGCCTCGAACAGCCTCGCGCCAAGCTCGTCATCATCGGGGAGGGGCCACAGAGAGCGGCGCTCGAGGCGCAGGCGCGCAAGCTCGGCGTGGCGGAACGGGTCGAGATGCCGGGCTATGTCGACGAGCCCTGGGACCGCTTCGCGAGCGCGCGGGTCTGCGCCATCTCGTCGCTGTCGGAATCCTTCTCGAACGTGGCCGTTGAGGCGCTAGCCCACGGCCTGCCCGTGGTGTCCACTGATTGCGGAGGACCGGCTGAGATCATCTCGCGGCCGCAAGAGGGCGTCCTGGTGCCGGTCGGCGATGAGGCCGCGCTCGCGGCGGCCTTGCAGGCAGCGCTCGAGGATCCGGGCGATCCGGCCCCGCGCGTGGCGCGTGCCGAGGTTTTCTCCATCGACCGGGCTGTCGAGGCTTATGAGCGGCTGTTTGAAGAGGTCGCCAGTGAAGCGGGTGGGCAGGCGCATGGCGGGTAG
- a CDS encoding Uncharacterized conserved protein, Ntn-hydrolase superfamily: MTWSIIARDTSTGEIGIAVATKFFAVGGRVPFLRAGLGGLATQALVNPLYGRRGLALLEAGVPAADVVRLLTEADAGRGVRQLHVMDKDGRFAAHTGAGCVEWAGHLTAKDCSCAGNMLAGPQVVAETVKAFEHNAALPMAQRLIAAMKAGEAAGGDKRGKQSAALIVASTEEYSDLDLRVDDHADPLAELTRLEGVSRERWVHFRKFLPSRRNPVGELDRDIINAGIDDAIAAGRG, translated from the coding sequence ATGACCTGGTCCATCATCGCGCGCGACACGAGCACGGGAGAGATCGGCATCGCGGTCGCGACCAAGTTCTTCGCGGTCGGTGGGCGCGTGCCGTTCCTGCGTGCCGGCCTTGGAGGCCTGGCAACGCAAGCTTTGGTCAACCCGCTCTATGGGCGCCGCGGCCTCGCTCTGCTCGAAGCCGGGGTGCCGGCAGCCGATGTGGTTCGCCTGTTGACCGAGGCGGATGCCGGGCGCGGGGTGCGTCAGCTGCATGTGATGGACAAGGATGGCCGTTTCGCCGCCCATACCGGAGCGGGCTGCGTCGAATGGGCCGGGCATCTCACGGCTAAGGATTGCTCGTGCGCCGGCAACATGCTGGCCGGTCCGCAAGTGGTCGCGGAGACCGTGAAGGCTTTCGAGCACAACGCCGCCTTGCCCATGGCGCAACGCCTGATCGCGGCCATGAAGGCGGGCGAGGCCGCAGGTGGCGACAAGCGCGGCAAGCAGTCGGCTGCGCTGATCGTCGCCTCGACCGAGGAATATTCCGATCTCGATTTGCGCGTCGACGATCATGCTGACCCGCTCGCCGAGCTGACGCGGCTCGAAGGGGTCAGCCGCGAGCGCTGGGTGCATTTCCGCAAATTCCTGCCGAGCCGGCGCAATCCTGTCGGCGAGCTCGATCGCGACATCATCAACGCCGGCATCGACGATGCGATCGCGGCCGGGCGCGGCTGA
- a CDS encoding cyclopropane-fatty-acyl-phospholipid synthase produces the protein MSNGRLEALRRFLDHVHRTFALQFGFLLWDDSLVPANWPRDGLCVRIADEGAVAGLVRRPNVQTLANLWAAARIDIRNGTIFDLVERRPAVRTRDMRKMLSKSLILSTAAKFLFVPRGGPWPLENIGEEHQSDGSAAENKKNISYHYDVSNAFYELWLDPEMVYTCSYFTKWDNDLAQSQIDKLEMCCRKLRLKPGETVLDLGCGWGAFSIYAAQHYGVKSHGVTLSEQQVSFANEKIKRLGLQDRVKVELKDYATVEGVYDKVAAIGMLEHVGIDNFPTYFKTVHRSLKPGGLFLHHAITRPGKSHQARKRQKRPEFAALTKYIFPGGELDYIGRTVTSLERFGFEIHDVEGWREHYQRTCRHWHDRLLANMDAANREVGSVKARIWLMYLAACSISFERNSVGLHQTLASKRIKGATGLPSTRADLYR, from the coding sequence ATGTCCAACGGACGCCTCGAGGCGCTGCGACGTTTCCTCGACCATGTGCATCGCACATTCGCTCTGCAATTCGGCTTCCTCCTATGGGATGATTCCCTCGTTCCGGCGAACTGGCCCCGTGATGGGCTTTGCGTCCGGATCGCTGATGAAGGGGCGGTTGCGGGGCTGGTGCGCCGTCCCAATGTGCAGACGCTCGCCAATCTCTGGGCCGCGGCGCGCATCGATATCCGCAACGGCACGATCTTCGATCTCGTGGAGCGCCGGCCGGCGGTACGCACCCGCGACATGCGCAAGATGCTCTCGAAATCGCTGATCTTGAGCACCGCGGCGAAATTCCTGTTCGTGCCGCGCGGCGGCCCCTGGCCGCTCGAGAATATCGGTGAAGAGCATCAGAGCGACGGCAGCGCCGCCGAGAACAAGAAGAACATCTCCTATCACTATGATGTGTCGAACGCCTTCTATGAGCTCTGGCTCGACCCCGAAATGGTCTACACCTGTTCCTATTTCACCAAATGGGACAATGACTTGGCGCAATCTCAGATCGACAAGCTGGAGATGTGCTGCCGCAAGCTGCGGCTGAAGCCCGGCGAGACGGTGCTCGATCTCGGATGCGGCTGGGGCGCCTTCTCGATCTATGCCGCGCAGCATTACGGCGTGAAATCCCATGGCGTCACGCTGTCGGAGCAGCAGGTCTCCTTCGCCAATGAGAAGATCAAGCGGCTCGGCCTCCAGGATCGGGTCAAGGTCGAGCTCAAAGACTATGCGACCGTCGAAGGCGTCTATGACAAGGTCGCCGCCATCGGCATGCTGGAACATGTCGGCATCGACAATTTCCCTACATATTTCAAGACGGTGCACCGGTCTCTTAAACCTGGCGGCCTGTTCCTCCACCACGCCATCACGCGTCCCGGCAAGAGCCATCAGGCGCGCAAGCGCCAGAAGCGTCCGGAATTCGCGGCGCTGACCAAATACATCTTTCCGGGCGGCGAGCTCGACTATATCGGCCGCACCGTGACCAGTCTCGAGCGCTTCGGCTTCGAGATCCATGACGTCGAGGGCTGGCGCGAGCACTACCAGCGCACTTGCCGTCATTGGCATGATCGGCTGCTCGCCAATATGGATGCGGCCAATCGCGAGGTCGGCTCGGTCAAGGCGCGCATCTGGCTGATGTATCTCGCCGCCTGCTCGATCTCCTTCGAGCGCAACAGCGTGGGCCTGCATCAGACGCTCGCCTCGAAGCGCATCAAGGGCGCAACCGGGCTGCCGTCGACGCGCGCTGATCTTTATCGTTAG
- a CDS encoding cell cycle transcriptional regulator CtrA: MRVLLIEDDSATAQSIELMLKSENFNTYTTDLGEEGVDLGKIYDYDIILLDLNLPDMSGYDVLRSLRVAKVKTPILILSGLADTDDKVRGLGYGADDYLTKPFHKDELVARIHAIVRRSKGHAQSVINTGDLTVNLDQKTVEVAGSRVHLTGKEYQMLELLSLRKGTTLTKEMFLNHLYGGMDEPELKIIDVFICKLRKKLANASSGKNYIETVWGRGYVLREPNEAESRLTA; this comes from the coding sequence ATGCGCGTTTTGCTCATCGAAGACGACAGCGCCACCGCTCAGAGCATCGAGCTGATGCTGAAGTCTGAGAACTTCAACACGTACACGACCGACCTCGGCGAAGAGGGGGTCGATCTCGGCAAGATCTACGACTACGACATCATCCTTCTCGACCTCAACCTGCCCGACATGTCCGGCTACGACGTGCTGCGCTCGCTCAGGGTCGCCAAGGTCAAGACGCCGATCCTGATCCTCTCGGGCCTCGCCGATACCGACGACAAGGTGAGGGGGCTCGGCTACGGGGCCGATGACTATCTCACCAAGCCCTTCCACAAGGACGAGCTGGTGGCGCGCATCCACGCCATCGTGCGCCGCTCCAAGGGGCATGCCCAATCGGTGATCAATACCGGGGATCTGACGGTCAATCTCGATCAGAAGACCGTCGAAGTCGCCGGCAGCCGGGTGCATCTGACCGGCAAGGAATACCAGATGCTCGAGCTGCTTTCGCTGCGCAAGGGCACGACCCTCACCAAGGAGATGTTCCTCAACCATCTCTATGGCGGCATGGACGAGCCCGAGCTCAAGATCATCGACGTGTTCATCTGCAAGCTGCGCAAGAAGCTCGCCAACGCCTCGAGCGGCAAGAACTATATCGAGACCGTATGGGGCCGCGGCTATGTGCTGCGCGAGCCCAACGAGGCCGAATCGCGATTGACCGCCTGA
- a CDS encoding flagellar export protein FliJ, with protein sequence MKTRGSVIRLKRFAVEEKRRNLSRIELMIREFSRDSAELDREITAEEGRAGISDPKHFAYPTYAKAAAQRRDNLRRSVEDLKQQLEEARVEHEDALADLRKVEALDERERAVEVPRDQPGLSSGGFAMARA encoded by the coding sequence ATGAAAACGCGAGGATCCGTTATCCGCCTCAAGCGCTTCGCGGTCGAGGAAAAGCGCCGCAACCTGTCCCGCATCGAGCTGATGATCCGCGAATTCTCCAGGGATTCTGCCGAGCTCGACCGCGAAATCACCGCCGAAGAGGGGCGCGCTGGCATCAGCGACCCGAAACATTTCGCTTATCCGACCTACGCAAAGGCCGCGGCCCAGCGTCGCGACAATCTGCGCCGCTCGGTCGAGGACCTGAAGCAGCAGCTCGAGGAGGCGCGCGTCGAGCATGAGGACGCGCTTGCCGATCTCAGGAAGGTCGAGGCGCTCGACGAGCGCGAGCGTGCCGTCGAGGTGCCCCGCGACCAGCCTGGCCTCTCCTCGGGTGGCTTCGCGATGGCTCGCGCCTGA